From Cannabis sativa cultivar Pink pepper isolate KNU-18-1 chromosome 8, ASM2916894v1, whole genome shotgun sequence, a single genomic window includes:
- the LOC115699426 gene encoding uncharacterized protein LOC115699426 — protein sequence MKEEEVNRCQIQEWYPKFKSVSIKTLIHELPEPFVEYLLDDSGPFLLPISITNEDALPNRVHNPHEEEDYQVSEGSGDESEQPSSSPPSFPKLELEIKESIKTLGGAIFPKLNWSAPKDASWISTTGTLRCTSFSEIALLFKSSDSLVHDLCHAYDSCSDKTSSRPRSFFLALRKWYPSFRPDMEFRCFVKGQHLIGISQREVTTFYPVLMEKKDDVRTLIHDFFTNKIRSRFDSENYTFDVYVTGDDRVKLMDFNPWAAFTLPLLFTWEELDQEIEVDMRIVESRREVRPGLKTAVPYDYFDTSPGSGWDQFLRNVGEEELTHQNKGA from the coding sequence atgaaggaagaagaagtgAATAGATGTCAGATACAAGAATGGTACCCAAAATTCAAATCCGTTTCCATCAAAACCCTAATTCACGAGCTCCCCGAACCCTTCGTTGAATACCTTCTTGATGATTCTGGACCATTCCTTCTCCCAATTTCAATCACCAATGAAGATGCTTTACCCAATAGAGTCCACAATCCACACGAGGAAGAGGACTATCAAGTCTCGGAAGGTTCCGGTGATGAATCAGAGCAACCATCATCATCACCACCTTCATTCCCGAAACTCGAACTGGAAATTAAGGAATCTATTAAAACCCTAGGCGGCGCCATTTTCCCTAAACTCAATTGGAGTGCACCAAAGGATGCATCCTGGATCAGCACCACCGGAACTCTAAGATGCACTTCATTCAGTGAGATTGCTCTCTTATTCAAATCATCTGATTCACTCGTTCATGATTTGTGTCATGCCTATGATTCTTGCTCAGACAAGACCTCATCGAGGCCTCGTAGCTTCTTCCTTGCTCTTCGGAAATGGTACCCATCATTTAGGCCAGACATGGAGTTTCGTTGCTTTGTCAAAGGCCAACACTTGATTGGTATCTCACAGCGCGAGGTAACAACATTCTATCCTGTTTTGATGGAGAAGAAAGATGATGTTCGAACTTTGATTCATGACTTTTTTACGAACAAGATTAGATCACGATTCGATTCAGAAAATTACACATTTGATGTTTATGTAACTGGGGATGACAGAGTTAAGCTTATGGATTTCAATCCATGGGCTGCATTTACTCTCCCATTGTTGTTCACATGGGAGGAATTGGATCAAGAAATAGAGGTGGATATGAGGATAGTGGAAAGCCGGCGTGAGGTTCGGCCTGGTTTGAAGACAGCAGTTCCATATGATTATTTCGATACAAGCCCGGGAAGTGGTTGGGACCAATTCCTTAGGAATGTTGGGGAAGAAGAGTTAACTCATCAAAATAAGGGTGCTTAA
- the LOC115701583 gene encoding uncharacterized protein LOC115701583: MGTEVQSKMYLPGYYSTKDISNNKASYGGWSLHHESSSSKNGQHYAMFSSKPAMEGMDYYACDKEKLRQTILKHESILRHQVHELHRLYKIQRDMMNEFQSKEQTKHLIPSGTSQSSLFPSGFSTEDDKRSWYISNLSGSSSVCGRPSSSSADVIQTHQSSMHERTTLSTYGLNQNSARLKDCESLDFKCKKTQRRLFDLEVPADEYVDDETEPDGEVEMSRTESCLINNSSEVTLAADKNVFNHTDDNGNKLTCNLYPRRTHYLADLNEPIEVEEVAASASVDTMGDKTRPESTQAYSAQIESKRSISDRFHLQDFRKPCDMSKAEASKTNEFVTCIPSDPNTAGKQITRRIFGVEVSEENNNSSVFAPPKGINLQNMSSVPKSDAAKSDLSSISCFNQNMISFQGGAQYDPQGYQSGPRNEPRKMEAPQGGLPWLRKAPPVNSKSLKEESEGSHQMKIDFTQSYSKQQCLNQTDTRRGPSQSPIQDSWLTTRGHDTEHRKAGTSDCSSVKRILGVPIFDFPSTHGSVSSVSGNNSPINVGSVKSDLACDSVSPRSQEQLKVIDSRKEVEKDRSYVRHEIDLNECITEEEEDQVTPAVSVAKPTTGIDLEAPVIVDSETGITSEEESQESELTKPLPHDKIDELAAEALIAISSVHVDYLHDDSATLDLQSDSSLDNSLLWFADFVSSYDETGTNKTNVCDEESVPDDIDDFEYIILNLPETKVEECCYQPQISENLDNLKEEDTPATRRPRRGHARRGRQKKDFQRDVLPGLVSLSRNEVTEDLQIIEGMVRTTGGTWQPSLTTRNGGKNGGGRGRRRCAPSPPAPVAAACNVQAQQPDSKESGLDESSLTGWGKRTRRPPRQRCPLSNSLLPLK; this comes from the exons ATGGGAACTGAAGTACAATCAAAGATGTATCTACCGGGATATTATTCCACAAAAGACATAAGCAATAATAAGGCTAGCTATGGTGGTTGGTCTTTGCATCATGAAAGTAGTTCTTCGAAGAATGGCCAGCATTATGCCATGTTTTCGTCTAAACCAGCAATGGAGGGAATGGattattatgcatgtgataagGAAAAGTTGAGACAAACCATATTGAAGCATGAATCCATATTGAGACATCAG GTCCATGAACTCCATCGTCTTTACAAAATACAAAGAGACATGATGAATGAATTCCAAAGCAAAGAACAAACCAAACATTTGATACCTAGTGGGACATCCCAATCAAGTTTGTTTCCGTCTGGATTTTCAACTGAAGACGATAAAAGAAGTTGGTACATCTCAAATTTGTCCGGGTCTAGTTCTGTTTGTGGTAGACCTTCTTCGTCTAGCGCTGATGTGATTCAAACTCATCAAAGTTCTATGCATGAGAGGACCACTTTGTCCACCTATGGTCTCAACCAAAACAGTGCAAGGTTGAAAGATTGTGAATCTTTGGATTTCAAATGCAAGAAGACTCAAAGAAGATTGTTTGATCTTGAAGTTCCTGCTGATGAGTATGTAGATGATGAAACCGAACCGGATGGAGAAGTTGAAATGTCAAGAACAGAAAGTTGTCTTATTAACAATAGTAGTGAAGTTACTCTAGCTGCAGACAAAAATGTGTTCAATCATACTGATGATAATGGTAATAAGTTGACATGTAATCTGTATCCAAGGAGAACCCATTACTTGGCTGATCTGAATGAACCCATAGAGGTTGAGGAAGTGGCAGCATCAGCTTCTGTTGATACTATGGGCGACAAAACTCGACCTGAATCGACACAGGCATACTCAG CCCAAATTGAAAGTAAGAGATCTATCAGTGATAGATTTCATCTTCAAGATTTCCGGAAACCATGTGACATGTCTAAAGCTGAAGCTAGTAAAACCAATGAGTTTGTTACATGTATCCCTTCTGATCCGAATACTGCAGGGAAGCAGATTACAAGGAGAATATTTGGTGTAGAAGTCTCcgaagaaaataataattcgTCTGTTTTTGCTCCTCCCAAAGGAATTAATCTACAGAACATGTCATCTGTTCCTAAATCTGACGCAGCCAAATCTGATTTATCATCCATTTCATGCTTCAACCAGAACATGATTTCATTTCAAGGTGGTGCTCAATATGATCCTCAAGGATACCAGTCAGGTCCAAGAAATGAGCCCAGGAAAATGGAGGCACCACAAGGAGGATTGCCTTGGCTCAGAAAAGCACCACCTGTTAATAGCAAATCTCTAAAAGAAGAAAGTGAAGGATCTCATCAGATGAAAATCGACTTCACACAAAGCTATTCTAAGCAGCAGTGCCTGAACCAAACTGACACGAGGAGGGGTCCGTCACAGAGTCCTATTCAGGATTCTTGGTTGACAACACGTGGCCATGATACTGAGCACCGAAAAGCTGGAACAAGTGACTGCTCAAGTGTTAAAAGGATTCTTGGTGTTCCCATTTTTGACTTCCCATCAACACATGGTTCTGTTTCATCTGTCTCTGGTAATAATAGTCCTATCAATGTTGGGTCAGTCAAAAGTGATTTGGCTTGTGATTCTGTATCACCTAGATCTCAAGAGCAGCTCAAAGTCATCGACTCGAGGAAGGAAGTCGAGAAAGACAGGTCTTATGTGAGACATGAAATAGACTTAAATGAGTGTATaaccgaggaagaagaagatcaAGTGACTCCAGCAGTTTCAGTTGCAAAACCCACAACTGGGATAGATTTGGAGGCTCCAGTTATTGTGGACTCAGAAACTGGGATTACTTCTGAGGAAGAATCTCAAGAAAGCGAACTGACAAAGCCTTTGCCTCATGATAAAATCGATGAGCTTGCAGCAGAGGCTTTAATTGCCATTTCTTCAGTTCATGTAGATTATCTGCATGACGACAGTGCTACACTCGATCTTCAATCGGATTCTTCCCTCGATAATTCCCTTCTCTGGTTTGCAGACTTCGTCTCATCGTATGATGAGACAGGTACAAATAAGACTAATGTATGTGATGAAGAGTCAGTTCCTGATGACATTGATGACTTTGAGTACATAATACTAAATCTTCCAGAAACCAAAGTGGAAGAGTGCTGTTACCAGCCTCAGATTTCGGAGAATCTAGATAATCTGAAGGAAGAAGACACACCAGCAACAAGAAGGCCTAGAAGAGGTCACGCCAGGCGGGGGAGGCAAAAGAAGGATTTCCAAAGAGATGTTCTACCTGGTTTGGTGTCTCTGTCAAGAAATGAGGTGACTGAGGATCTCCAGATAATTGAAGGGATGGTTAGAACCACTGGCGGGACTTGGCAGCCCAGTTTGACAACGAGAAATGGCGGTAAAAATGGTGGTGGGAGAGGGAGGAGGAGGTGTGCTCCATCTCCTCCAGCTCCCGTCGCTGCAGCTTGCAATGTACAAGCTCAACAACCTGATTCTAAGGAGTCGGGACTCGATGAAAGTAGCCTTACTGGGTGGGGGAAGAGGACAAGGCGCCCCCCGAGGCAGAGGTGTCCATTGAGTAATTCGCTTCTCCCTCTCAAATGA
- the LOC115700776 gene encoding chorismate mutase 1, chloroplastic isoform X1: MEAKLIGATFPAVIRPCHGSNSRPSSIFGLKTWQSPNLFLTFKSKSLPTKTLQSFPAFAMTNGSFATKERTDDSDNLTLEAIRYSLIRQEDSIIYSLLERTQYCYNADAYDPSAFSMDGFNGSLVEFMVRETEKLHAQVGRYKSPDEHPFFPNDLPNPLLPPMQYPQVLHHSADSININGKVWDMYFRDLIPRLVKEGDDGNCGSTAVCDTSCLQVLSKRIHYGKYVAEAKFRSSPEAYEVAIKEQDKEKLMALLTYPTVEEAVKRRVERKAKTYGQEMPVNIDDNGAADPVYKIKPSVVADLYGEWIMPLTKEVQVEYLLRRLD, encoded by the exons ATGGAGGCCAAGCTTATAGGAGCAACTTTTCCAGCAGTAATTAGGCCTTGTCATGGCTCGAATTCAAGACCCAGTTCAATTTTTGGTCTCAAAACTTGGCAAAGTCCCAACCTTTTTCTCACTTTCAAATCGAAAAGCTTACCCACCAAGACCCTTCAATCCTTTCCGGCTTTTGCTATGACCAACGG GTCTTTTGCAACAAAGGAAAGGACTGATGATAGTGACAACTTGACCCTTGAGGCCATAAGATACTCTTTGATTAGGCAAGAGGATAGCATAATATACAGTCTTTTAGAAAGAACACAATATTGTTACAATGCAGATGCATATGATCCTAGTGCTTTCTCCATGGATGGGTTTAATGGATCTCTGGTGGAATTCATGGTTAGAGAAACCGAAAAACTTCATGCTCAG GTTGGCAGATACAAGAGTCCTGATGAGCATCCTTTCTTTCCAAATGATCTACCTAATCCATTGTTGCCACCAATGCAATACCCGCAG GTTCTACACCACAGTGCAGACTCAATCAATATAAATGGCAAAGTGTGGGACATGTACTTTAGAGATCTCATCCCGAGGCTGGTCAAGGAAGGCGATGATGGCAACTGTGGTTCCACTGCTGTTTGTGATACATCGTGCTTGCAG GTTCTCTCCAAGAGAATTCACTATGGAAAATACGTAGCAGAGGCTAAGTTCCGATCCTCTCCCGAGGCCTATGAAGTTGCTATTAAAGAACAG GACAAAGAGAAGCTTATGGCTTTGCTAACATACCCAACTGTTGAGGAGGCAGTGAAAAGGAGAGTAGAAAGAAAAGCGAAAACATATGGGCAAGAAATGCCGGTGAACATAGACGACAATGGAGCCGCCGATCCTGTTTACAAAATAAAGCCAAGTGTAGTTGCTGATCTGTATGGAGAATGGATCATGCCATTGACTAAGGAAGTTCAAGTTGAATACTTGCTAAGAAGATTGGACTAA
- the LOC115700776 gene encoding chorismate mutase 1, chloroplastic isoform X2, with protein MTNGSFATKERTDDSDNLTLEAIRYSLIRQEDSIIYSLLERTQYCYNADAYDPSAFSMDGFNGSLVEFMVRETEKLHAQVGRYKSPDEHPFFPNDLPNPLLPPMQYPQVLHHSADSININGKVWDMYFRDLIPRLVKEGDDGNCGSTAVCDTSCLQVLSKRIHYGKYVAEAKFRSSPEAYEVAIKEQDKEKLMALLTYPTVEEAVKRRVERKAKTYGQEMPVNIDDNGAADPVYKIKPSVVADLYGEWIMPLTKEVQVEYLLRRLD; from the exons ATGACCAACGG GTCTTTTGCAACAAAGGAAAGGACTGATGATAGTGACAACTTGACCCTTGAGGCCATAAGATACTCTTTGATTAGGCAAGAGGATAGCATAATATACAGTCTTTTAGAAAGAACACAATATTGTTACAATGCAGATGCATATGATCCTAGTGCTTTCTCCATGGATGGGTTTAATGGATCTCTGGTGGAATTCATGGTTAGAGAAACCGAAAAACTTCATGCTCAG GTTGGCAGATACAAGAGTCCTGATGAGCATCCTTTCTTTCCAAATGATCTACCTAATCCATTGTTGCCACCAATGCAATACCCGCAG GTTCTACACCACAGTGCAGACTCAATCAATATAAATGGCAAAGTGTGGGACATGTACTTTAGAGATCTCATCCCGAGGCTGGTCAAGGAAGGCGATGATGGCAACTGTGGTTCCACTGCTGTTTGTGATACATCGTGCTTGCAG GTTCTCTCCAAGAGAATTCACTATGGAAAATACGTAGCAGAGGCTAAGTTCCGATCCTCTCCCGAGGCCTATGAAGTTGCTATTAAAGAACAG GACAAAGAGAAGCTTATGGCTTTGCTAACATACCCAACTGTTGAGGAGGCAGTGAAAAGGAGAGTAGAAAGAAAAGCGAAAACATATGGGCAAGAAATGCCGGTGAACATAGACGACAATGGAGCCGCCGATCCTGTTTACAAAATAAAGCCAAGTGTAGTTGCTGATCTGTATGGAGAATGGATCATGCCATTGACTAAGGAAGTTCAAGTTGAATACTTGCTAAGAAGATTGGACTAA
- the LOC115699424 gene encoding NADH dehydrogenase [ubiquinone] flavoprotein 1, mitochondrial: MRGIMSLRRAALARGHSEKWATCFRSFSTQGAATGTTPQPPPPPPPPEKTHFGGLKDEDRIFTNLYGLHDPFLKGAMKRGDWHRTKDLVIKGADWIVNEMKKSGLRGRGGAGFPSGLKWSFMPKVSDGRPSYLVVNADESEPGTCKDREIMRHDPHKLLEGCLIAGVGMRATAAYIYIRGEYVNERLNLEKARKEAYAAGLLGKNACGSGYDFDVHIHYGAGAYICGEETALLESLEGKQGKPRLKPPFPANAGLYGCPTTVTNVETVAVSPTILRRGPEWFASFGRKNNSGTKLFCVSGHVNKPCTVEEEMSIPLKELIERHCGGVRGGWDNLLAIIPGGSSVPLLPKNICDDVLMDYDALKAVQSGLGTAAVIVMDKSTDVVDAIARLSYFYKHESCGQCTPCREGTGWLWMIMERMKVGNAKLEEIDMLQELTKQIEGHTICALGDAAAWPVQGLIRHFRPELERRIRQRAERELLEAAA, from the coding sequence ATGAGGGGTATTATGTCTTTGCGAAGAGCAGCTTTGGCTCGGGGCCACAGTGAGAAGTGGGCAACGTGCTTTAGATCGTTCAGTACCCAGGGTGCAGCAACTGGTACCACACCacaaccaccaccacctcccccACCACCAGAGAAAACCCATTTTGGTGGCTTGAAAGATGAAGACCGAATTTTCACCAACCTTTATGGTTTGCATGACCCTTTTTTGAAAGGAGCGATGAAGAGAGGTGACTGGCATAGAACCAAAGATTTGGTTATCAAGGGTGCTGATTGGATTGTAAATGAAATGAAGAAGTCTGGCCTTCGTGGTCGTGGTGGTGCTGGTTTTCCATCTGGCCTTAAATGGTCTTTTATGCCGAAAGTTTCAGATGGTCGTCCTTCCTACCTTGTTGTCAATGCTGATGAGAGTGAGCCTGGAACCTGTAAAGATCGGGAAATTATGAGACATGATCCACACAAACTTTTGGAGGGTTGCTTAATTGCTGGTGTGGGTATGAGGGCTACTGCTGCCTACATCTACATCAGAGGTGAGTATGTGAATGAGCGCCTAAACCTTGAAAAGGCCAGAAAAGAAGCATATGCAGCTGGATTGTTGGGAAAGAATGCTTGTGGGTCGGGTTACGATTTCGATGTTCATATCCATTATGGGGCTGGTGCTTATATTTGTGGTGAAGAAACAGCTCTTTTGGAGAGCCTTGAAGGGAAACAAGGGAAACCAAGATTGAAGCCTCCTTTCCCAGCAAATGCAGGTTTATATGGCTGCCCTACCACTGTTACAAATGTTGAAACTGTAGCTGTTTCTCCCACCATTTTAAGGCGTGGACCAGAGTGGTTCGCCAGCTTTGGGAGGAAGAATAACTCAGGGACAAAATTGTTTTGTGTGTCTGGGCATGTAAATAAGCCTTGCACTGTGGAAGAGGAAATGAGTATACCTTTGAAAGAGTTGATTGAAAGGCACTGTGGGGGAGTTAGAGGTGGATGGGACAATTTACTTGCTATTATTCCAGGTGGTTCATCTGTCCCACTGCTTCCTAAGAACATTTGTGATGATGTCCTTATGGATTATGATGCACTCAAAGCAGTTCAATCAGGATTAGGGACTGCTGCTGTTATTGTAATGGATAAGTCGACTGATGTCGTGGATGCAATTGCTAGGCTCTCTTACTTTTACAAGCACGAGAGTTGTGGACAGTGCACACCATGCAGAGAGGGAACAGGATGGCTCTGGATGATTATGGAAAGAATGAAAGTTGGAAATGCAAAGTTGGAAGAAATTGACATGCTTCAGGAGCTGACCAAGCAGATTGAAGGGCACACTATCTGTGCCTTGGGTGATGCTGCTGCTTGGCCCGTGCAAGGTCTTATTAGGCATTTTAGGCCAGAGCTTGAGAGAAGGATCAGGCAGCGTGCAGAGCGGGAATTGCTGGAGGCTGCTGCTTAG